A single Vigna radiata var. radiata cultivar VC1973A chromosome 8, Vradiata_ver6, whole genome shotgun sequence DNA region contains:
- the LOC106772289 gene encoding actin-depolymerizing factor: protein MAFRVGGGGGNASSGMGVAEHSVNTFLELQRKKVHRYVVFKIDEKKQEVVVEKTGGPAESYDDFTASLPESDCRYAVYDFDFVTSENCQKSKIFFVAWSPSVSRIRSKMLYATSKDRFRRELQGIHYEIQATDPTEMDLEVLRERAN from the exons ATGGCTTTCAGAGTAGGAGGAGGAGGG GGAAATGCCTCTTCTGGAATGGGTGTTGCTGAGCATAGCGTAAACACGTTCCTGGAATTACAGAGGAAGAAAGTTCATCGCTATGTGGTTTTTaaaattgacgagaaaaagcaAGAGGTTGTGGTAGAGAAAACCGGAGGCCCTGCTGAGAGCTACGATGATTTCACTGCATCCTTGCCTGAAAGTGATTGCCGATATGCTGTCTATGACTTTGATTTTGTCACATCTGAGAACTGCCAGAAGAGCAAAATCTTTTTCGTGGCATG GTCTCCTTCAGTATCCCGCATTCGCTCTAAGATGCTTTATGCAACATCCAAGGACAGGTTCAGAAGGGAACTACAGGGCATCCATTACGAGATTCAGGCAACAGACCCAACAGAGATGGATCTTGAAGTCCTCAGAGAGCGTGCAAACTGA